The DNA sequence aatcacttgaagctgggatgtggagtttgcagtgagccaagatcatgccactgcactccagcctgggcaataaaatgagactctgtctcaaaaaaaagagaattaaaaaaaaaaaaagtattacataCATACAAGAAATGAGAATAGAAATCTTGGCAGCAGTTCAtggtttttggtttggttttgttttgcttttttcctacAGCTTTAAGGTTTGAAAGCAGTatatggttgtttttttttaatgcccaaTTATGCTGTGACCATTAAAGATCTCACAGTACACTGACAGAGAATCACTAAATATATTTCATGCTGGTCAGATCAGAAGTGAAATTGTGTTTCATCTAATTCAGGACaccttattttaagaaaaacacaGACAAACTAGAGTCTACCCAAAGGAAGGCAACTTGCTTGCTGAGGGATCTGGAAATATGAAcacaagaaaacaatttttaaaaatagggaaacACAAATCACTGAGAAAACTGTACTTTTAAACAAATGATGCTAGGGTAGTGCTCACTTTGgcagaatatatacaaatggtgCTAAGAGAACCAACTGTTCATTTTactattcttattattttgtcaattttgtttttcacaagcatatatgtaaaacctaaaatccAATCTAATTTGTACTTTTCAAACACTTTTCCAAAACTGAGATAATCCAAATAAACTGTATCACTGGAGAATAGTTTTCTAACTAAACTTTGTATGAATCAGGCCATGAAATCCTTGTATGATAACTATATCAATTCTTACAggattaataatagtaataacagctACCAGTTATTGAGTACTAACTAGATATCACATATTCTACTAAGCATTTTATAGGCATTATCTCACAtaatccacaccaaaaccctcTAAGATAGGCATTATTATATCCTATTATTAAGCAAAATAGCAGACAAAATGTCTTAACCacagaatgaataaattattatgTAATCACACACTGAAATACTGTACAGTaataaggaataaatgaaaactaTGTACATCTACATAGAAGCAGCTCAAAACCCTAAGACTGTGTGAAACACCCAGTTCTCAAAAGAATATGTATCTTATTGATTCCATCTATAGAGTTCAAAACCATACTGAAGAGCAGGAAAATCATTATatatcaaaataagaaataaaaaagatatgactgggaaaggagaaacaaagaacTTCAACAGTATTTAGTAATGTTCTATTTCTCAACCTGGATAGTCAATATACGGGAATTATTATTTACTTGCTGCTATTCTTTACATAAATGATTCATATATACTCTTTCCTACATATGAAATAGTTAATAGAAGGAAAATATGTACTATTAAAATGAAAGTCATTTATATATAAGCTATTATAGCTGTGTACTcaagcatttaaaataaacatttgaaaatagcTGGACTTCATCTAGATTTCAAGATACCACTTTCAAGAGAAAATAACGGTGACATTCAGTCTTCTCTGTTctaaaaaatattgataaaacaAGCAAATCAGTTCTTACTTTTCTAAGaagataaatttttcaaaatatgaacTTGGAATGAATAAAAACTTCACATATCTAGACTGTAAGTATCTAATACTTACATCttaacttttgaaaaattaagatGCCCgcctaggcacagtggcttatgcctgtaatcccaacattttgggaggccaaggcaagaggatcacttgagtccaagcgttcaagaccagcctgggcaatgtagagagaccctgtctctgccaaaaatttaaaaattagccaagcaggGTGGTACACACacgtggtcccagttacttgagaggctgaggtgggaggattccttgagcctaagagttcaaggctgcagtgaactgggattgcactgctgcacttcagcctggccaacagagcaagactgtctcaaaaacaaaaccaaaaaaggctCCTTACACTTTAGCCAAATATTATCAGCAATTCAACTGATGCCCAAGTAAGAGATCCAAATTCCATCACCCATTctttcatatttacttttttcatttccagatttcttttatACCTTGGACAAGTCAGTTGTTCTCCCATGACCAAACAACTCTGCCTTGATCTCTTCTACTTTCCTCCTGTCATCTTCATTTAATTCTGAAATGGAGTATCCACAATCATGTGCTAAATTGAACTTCAGATTCCAGGCTGGAGAGAAAGCATACACTTGAGATAATACAATGCAAAAGTGATAATTTGGCAACAATTGCAAGAACACAGAAGATCATCAATATATGCAATGTAATACCCACCGCAATACTTAGTATGTCTTCTTAACTATGACAACCTATCAGAAATTCTTGACAGAGATCATTTCACCGCAAAGTGTGATTTTCTTAAGCTATGCTCTATAGATAATTCTACAAAAAAGCCACTTTAAATCTGGTATTCAATCATGTTTATCTTAATCCTCCTTCTAATCAAGAGTCCCTTTGCCTCTCCCTTTAGTTCCTGCTACAATTAcaatttataaaagtaataaatacaACTCGGAGggttttttttaagaataaaaaggtGCAAGGAACAGTGTAGGAAGTTAACCTCAAGGGACGATTTCTAGGTAGGCCTAAATTGCTTTTAAATTGCCTCCCAAAATATATTCCCCATATTGTcttacagatttttgtttttaatggaattCTATTAGAAAGTAATGAGATTTGTAAATATTCTCTTTTAAACCTCTAATCCAAGTTTTAGTATAAactacattgattttttttcaaatgtctgaGAACACCACCAAGAGTTTTAttagaaaagggaaagagaaaatatatgtagttttaggacaaaaagcaatttatttatttatttatttatatttatttatttattttttttttttattttttttttgagacggagtctcgctctgtcgcccaggctggagtgcagtggccggatctcagctcattgcaagctccgcctcctgggttgacaccattctcctgcctcagcctcccgagtagctgggactacaggcgcccgccacctcgcccggatagttttttgtatttttttagtagagacggggtttcaccgtgttagccaggatggtctcgatctcctgacctcgtgatccgcccgtcttggcctcccaaagtgctgggattacaggcttgagccaccgcgcccggccaaaaagcAATTTAGAGCACAGCAAATTGGAGGCTTTTTCTGCCTTCACAATAAGGATACTATAATGGGAGGATTAGGGAAACATGATAGCTTTAGGAGCTCAGGAGCCAAGCGACCTCTTTACTCTCTGCCATACATCAGAATCTACTTCTCCTAAAAACAAGAACCTAAATTTAGGCTGGTACTAATACTGTAACTTAACTACATTATTGGTTAAATAGACTTTTTATGGATTGTAAGAAGAAATATAATCACtctaacaattctttttttttcctgatcttgtttttatttttcattggctAGGCACCCTCAAATCATAAATATCtaactttaaacaaattattaagCTATAACGGTTATAAGCCTGAACCTTTTTTCTTACCGTGTGCTCGTACCCGgctttcctcttcctctgcatTTCTGAGTATTTCTTTAGCATGATTCAGTGAGGATTCACATTGCAGAAGGTTTTTCACATGTGCAGCCAGTGAGTCTACACTGCTACCCCCACCATCCTCACTCTCTGACACACCCTCTTCCTCTCTGCTATCTGTTATACTTGTCTTGGGTGAAACATATGGAAAGAAGTTTAGAAGAACATCGGAAACTGATTCCAAAGACTCTGGTAAATTACTGTCCCACGAGCAGGAACCATTTCCATCACTGGCATCACTACTTGAATCACTTTTTATGACAGTCATCATGGGGATAATAATTTTATTCCCAATGGTTCCACTACACCCTTCAGGTTCAGACCTCATTACAGATTTGGCTGCTTGATATTGCCTAAGAGTTTCTTCTAATGCCATACTGACTTTGCTCTCTGCTTCCTGTAGAGGACTTCTTACTGTAGTTGAACTAATAAACTCCCAATTTTCAATGCCTCTCTGGCATTTCAAATTCGTCTGTGTGCCAATATCCTTCTGTATGCACCTGCTGCTTGGGCTTTCCTCTGTGAATGGCTGTCTCTGAAGCAAATCACCATTAGATACATCAGTGGAAGAGGGTTCTTTGAAGCAAACCACCTTCTTAGATTGTATAAATGAAATATCACTAATATCTCTGAAAGGGGCAAGGGGAGCAGGAAAATTGCATCGTTTCAGTGCTATATTTTCTGCCTCCATCAAAAGTGTCCGAATTTCCTTAAGAGTTTTAGAACTATTTTCTGCATCCTGGATTTCTTCAGAGCCAAGATCTCTAAAACCTGCAGATTCTGGTTTATTTATTACAACTCTGTCATCAGCCTGAGAATTTAAAAGCACATTATTTGAGCTAACACTGGAGTCAGAAGAATTCAAATTATCTATCAGCCTTTGGACATGTTCTGAAACAAGCTTGTGATTCTCACCATGTGAGTAAGTACCAGAGGGAACTGTGTGTAATCCAGTAATTTGATCAGCTTGCCCAAGAGCACTTGAGATCTTTAGAGCATCTTCAGTTAGACGTCTATCTGGCGAATCCTTTTGATAGAAAATATCGGGTTTCTCTCGGTGTGAAAAGGAACTAGGAAGAGCTGTTGGTAATACTGTTTTCTGACTAGGTGGTCCAGGAATTGTTGAAATCTTCAGCACATCTTCAGTTACATGTCTACCTGGCAATTCCTGTGGACTGAAAATACTTGATTTCTCTCTGTGAAAATAAGAACTAGAGAGAGGTATTGGTTTTCCAGTATTCACATCAGTTAGTTCAGGGACAGCTGAAATCTTTAGAATACCTTTACTTTGATCTCTATCTGGCAACTGCTGTTGAAATAAAATATCGGGCTTTACTGTTTGAGAATAGGAACTATGAAAAGCTGTCTGGGATGGAGTCTTCTGGTCATTTGGTCCAATCACAGTTGAAATCTTGGGCTTCTCTGTTTGTGAGTAGGAACTAAGGGTAGCTGCTGGAAACTCAGTTTTCTGGTCATCTGGTATGTGCACAGTTGAAATCTTGAGTTTCTCTTTATGTGAATGTGAGTAGGAACTAGACGGTCCTATTGGTATCCCAGTCTTCTGCTCTGCTGGTATAGAAACAGGTGAAACTTTCAGAGCCTCTTCTGTGAGATGACTGTCTGGCAACTCCTGTTGAGAGATAACACTAGGCTTCTCTCTATGTGAGTAGTAACTTAGAGGTACTGTTGGTATCTCAGCCTTCTGGTCACCTTGTCCAGGAACAACAAAAACATTGAAAGTTTCTTCAGTAATATCTGGCAACTCCTGCTGATGAAAAATACTGGGCTTCTCTCTATTTGAGTAGGAACTAGAGGATGCTATTTGTATCCCAGTCTTCTGGTCAGCAGGCCCAGGAACCCCTACTGCTTTCAAAGTTACTTCAGTAAGATCTGGCAACTCCTGCTGATAAGAAATGACAGACTGCTCTCTCTGTGGGTAGGAATTAGAGGACAGGACGTTTATTCCAGTCTTCTGGTCAGCTGGTCCAGGAACTCTTAAAATTTTCAAACCTGCTTCAGTAAAACGTGGCAACTCTTGCTGGTAGGAAATAATGGGCTTCTCTCTGTGTGAGTAGGAAGTAGAGGTTACTGTCGATAACCCACTCTTCTGGTCAGCTGGTCCAGGAACATCTGAAACTTTCAGAGCCTTTTCAGTTAGATGACCATCTGGCAACTCTTGTTGGTAAGAAGTATTAGGCTTCTCTGTATGTGAATAGAAAGAGGAGGTTACAGTAGATAACCCAGTCTTCTGGTCAGCTGGTTGAGGAACAGCTGAAACTTTCAGAGTTTCTTTAGTTAGCTGACTGTCTGGCAGGGCCTGTTGGTAGAAGACAACAGGCTTCTCTCTATGTGAGTATAAACTAGAGGATACTGATGGTGTCTCAGTCTTCTGGGCATCTGGTCCAGGAACAGGTGGAACTTTCAGAGCTTCTTCAGGTAAATGACTGTCTGATAGGGTCTGTTGGTAGAAAATGAAGGCCTTCCCCCTATTTGAGTAGGGAGTAGAATATACTGGTATTGTCTCAGTCTTCTGGTCAACTGGTCCAGGAGCAGCTGAAACTTTCACAACTTCTTTATTTAGAGGACTGTCTAACAGAGCCTGCTGGTAGAAAGTAAGGGGCTTCTCTCCAAGTGCACTGGAACCTAAAGGTCCTGTTGGTATCTCAGTCTTCCTTTCAGTAGGTCCAGAAACAATGGAAACTTTCAGAGCCTCTTCAGGTAGATGACCATCTGCAAAGGCCTGTTTGTAGATAATAATGGGCTTCTCTCCAAGTGAGTAGGAAGTAGAGGTTATGGTTGGTATGCCAGTTGTCTGGTCAGCTGGTCCAGGAGCAGATGAAACTCTGAGAGCCTCTTCAGGTATTTGACTACCTAGCAATGCCGGCTGGTAGAAACTGCCAGGCTTTGCTCTATGTTGCGAGTAGGAAGGAGAGGTTACAGTTGGTGAGCCAGTTGTCTGGTCAACTGGTCCAGGAGCAACTGAAACTTTCAGAGACTCTTCAGGTAGACGACCATCTGGAAAGGCCTGTTTGTAGATAACAATGGGCTTCTCTCCAAATGAGCTGGAAGGAGAGGTTACAGTTGGTGTGCCAATCGTTTGGTCAACTGGTCCAGGAGCAACTGAAACTTTCAAAGCCTCTTCAGGTAGATGACTATGTGGCAAGACCTGTTGGTAGAAAACACCAGGCTTCTCTGTGTGTGAGTAGAAAGTAGAGGGTAAAGTTGGTGTCCCAGTCTTCTGGTCAGCTGGTCCAGGAACTGCTGAAACGTTCTTCGCCTCTTCAGTTAGATGACTACTTGGCAACGACTGTTGGTAGAAAATGCTGGGCTTCTCTCGATGTTGTGAgtaggaagtagaggttgcagttgGTGTGCCAGTTGTCTGGTCAACTGGTTCATAGGCAACTGAAATATTCAGAGCCTCTTCAGTTGGATGATTATCTGGCAAGACCTGTTGGTAGAAAACACCAGGCTTCTCTGTGTGTGAGTAGAAAGTAGACGTTGAAGTTGGTGTCCCAGTCTTCTGGTCAGCTGGTCCAGGAACCACTGAAACTTTCCGTGCCTCTTCAGTTAGATGACTACTTGGCAACAACTGTTGGTAGAAAATGCTGGGCTTCTCTCTATGTTGTGAgtaggaagtagaggttgcagttgGTGTGCCAGTTGTCTGGTCAACTGGTTCATAGGCAACTGAAATTTTCAGAGCCTCTTCAGTTGGATGATTATCTGGCAAGACCTGTTGGTAGAAAACACCAGGCTTCTCTGTGTATGAGTAGAAAGTAGAGGGTAAAGTTGGTATCCCAGTCTTCTGGTCAGCTGGTCCAGGAACCACTGAAACTTTCCGTGCCTCTTCAGTTAGATGACTACTTGGCAACGACTGTTGGTAGAAAATGCTGGGCTTCTCTCGATGTTGTGAgtaggaagtagaggttgcagttgGTGTGCCAGTTGTCTGGTCAACTGGTTCATAGGCAACTGAAATTTTCAGAGCCTCTTCAGTTGGATGATTATCTGGCAAGACCTGTTGGTAGAAAATACCAGGCTTCTCTGTGTGTGAGTAGGAAGTAGAGGTTGGAGTTGGTGTCCCAGTCTTCTGGTCAGCTGGTCCAGGAACAGTtgaacctttctgtgcctcttcAGGTATATGACTACCTGGCAAGGTCTGTTGATAGAAAATACCAGGCTTCTCTCTTTGTGAGTAGAAAGTAGAAAGTACTCCTGGTATCCAAGTCTTCTGGTCACCCAGTCCAGTAACAGCTGAAACTTTCTGAGCCTCTTCAGGTATATGAGTACCTGGCAAGGCCTGTTGGTGGAAAATGCTGGGCTTTTCTCTATATTGTGAGTAGGAAGTTGAGGTTACAGTTGGTGTGCCAGTCCTCTGGTCTGCTGGTCCAGGAGCTACTGAAATTTTCAGAGCCTCTTTAGGCAGATGACTCTCTGGCAAGGTCTGTTGGTAGAAAATACCAGGCTTCTCTCTTTGTGAGTAGAAAGTAGAGGGTACTGCTGGTGTGTCAGTCGTCTGATCAGCTGGTCCAGGGAAGGCTGAAACTTTCAGACTCTCTTCAGGTAGATGACTGTCTGATAACACCTGTGGGTAAAAAACACTAGGCTTCTCCCTCTGTGGGTAAGAACTAGACTGTATTGTTGGTATCTCAGTCTTCTGGTCAGCTGGTCCAGGGCCAGTTGAAACTTTCACAGCCTTTTCAGTTGGATGACTATCTGGCAATTCCTGCTGATAGAAAATACTGGGCTTCTCTCTATGTGAGAAGGAACCTGAAGGTACTGTTGGTGTTGGGACAGTCTTCTCGTCAGTCAGTCCAGGAATAGCAGACATTTTCAGAGATTCTCTAGGTAGATCACTGTCTGGCAACTCTTGCTGGTAGAAAATACTAGATTTCTCGTTATGTGAGTGAGAATTAGAGGACACTGTTGGTGTCCCAGTCTTCTGGGCAGCCAATACAGAAACAGCTGAAACCTTCAgagcttcttcagggaaaagaaaGTCTGGTAGGGTCTGCTGGGAAAAAATAACGGGCTTCTCTCTGTGTGAGTAGAAACTAGATGGTGCTGAGGGTATCCCAGTCTTCTGATCACCGGGTCCAGGAACAACTGATACTTTCAGAGCCTCTTCAGTTAGATGACTATTGGGTAAGGTCTGCTGATAGAAAGCACCAGGCTTTTCTCCAAGTGAAGAGGACACAGAGGAAGTAGAGGTTACAGTTGGTGTCCCCGTCTTTCTGTCAGCTGGTCCAGAAACAGCTGAATTTTTCAGAACCTCTTCGGGTAGTTGGCTGTCCAGCAAGGCCTGTTGGTAGAAAATACGGAGCTTCTCTCTGTGTGAGTATGCATTAGAGGGTACTGTTGGTAGGCCAGTCTTCTGGTCAGCTGGTCCAGCAACAGCTGAAACGTTCAGACCCTCTTCAGGTAGACGACTGTCTGCTAACACCTGTGAGGACAAAATACTAGGCTTTTCTCTCTGTGAGTAAGAACTAGACTGTACTGCTGGTATCTCAGTCTTCTGGTCAGCTAGTCCAGGAGTGAACGAAACTTTAAGAGTCTCTTCAGTTTGATGACTATCTGGGAACTCTTGTTGGTAAAAAATACCAGGCTTCTCTCTATGTGAGTAGGGAGTAGAGAGTACTGTTGCTGTCCCAGTCTTCTGGTCAGCCGGTCCAGACATAGCTGAAACTTTCAGAGCCTGATCAGTTAGATGACCATCTGGCAAGGTCTGTCGATAGAAAAAGAGGAGGTCCTCTCCATGTGAGTGGGATGTAGAGGACACTGTAGGTATTCCAGTTTTCTGCTCCACTGGGCCAGGAGCAGCTGAAACTTTCAAAGGCTCTTCAGTTAAGTTACTCTCTGGTAACTCTTGTTGGTAAAAAATACCAGGCTTCTCTCTATGTGAGTAGGAAGTAGAAGTTAGAGTTGGTATGCCAGTTGTCTCATCAGTTGGTCCAGGAGCAGCTAAAACTTTCAAAGCCTCTTCAGTTAGATGACTGTCTGGCAAGCCCTGCTGGTATAAAATACTGGGCTTCCCCCTGTGTGAGTGGGAACTAGAGAGTACTGTTGGTGTTGCAGTCTTCTGGTAAGCTGGTTCAGGAATAGCTGTGACTTTCAGAGTCTCTTCAGTTAGATGAGTATCTGCTAATGGCCTTTGGTTGAGAGTACTGGTGTGTTGACCAGTAGTAGTTTCTAGAGAACTTACAGTCAACTGAGACAGGTCCTCAAGGGACAAGGATAAATGAGATCCAATGTCTGAATCAACAGGAGTGGTAGTGATGCCTGACTTCAAGTTGGATTGAGTAACTTTAGCTATGCCTCCTTTAGAAGCATCtcctaaagaaaaagagatttgttaatattatataaaattttctattttaaattctatGTGCTGAAAAAACGCAAGCTTTGAGCCTTTAAAAAGCTCCTAGAAATGAATCCTAAAGAA is a window from the Macaca mulatta isolate MMU2019108-1 chromosome 13, T2T-MMU8v2.0, whole genome shotgun sequence genome containing:
- the ALMS1 gene encoding centrosome-associated protein ALMS1 isoform X1 is translated as MEPEDLPWPGELEEEEEEEEEKEEEATAAAAAAAAAANLDDVVVVEEVQEEAGRELDSDSHYGHQHLESTDDGEDEEDEEAKAWLQAHPGRILPLPSPPRHRYSEGERTSLEKIVPLTCHVWQQILYQGNSRTQISDTNVVCLETTVQQGSGDDQKTESWHCLPQEMDPSQTLDTSQTRFNVRREDTEVSDFPSLEEGVLTQSENQVKEPNRDLFCSPLLVIQDSFASPDLPLLTCLTQDQEFASDSLFHQSELSFAPLRGIPDKSEDTEWSSRPSEVSEALFQATAEVASDLASSCFSVSQHPLIGSTTVGSQCPFLPSEQGNNEETISSVDELKIPKDCDSYDDLCSYMSWKTRKDTQQPETNLADKDQVSVTSLSDITDENIATERNDHFDAAYSYGQYWKQEASPKQTETYLTKGLQGKAESDVITLDGLNENAVVCSERITELQRKLTRESEYHSSDLRMLRMSPDTVPKAPKHLKAGDASKGGIAKVTQSNLKSGITTTPVDSDIGSHLSLSLEDLSQLTVSSLETTTGQHTSTLNQRPLADTHLTEETLKVTAIPEPAYQKTATPTVLSSSHSHRGKPSILYQQGLPDSHLTEEALKVLAAPGPTDETTGIPTLTSTSYSHREKPGIFYQQELPESNLTEEPLKVSAAPGPVEQKTGIPTVSSTSHSHGEDLLFFYRQTLPDGHLTDQALKVSAMSGPADQKTGTATVLSTPYSHREKPGIFYQQEFPDSHQTEETLKVSFTPGLADQKTEIPAVQSSSYSQREKPSILSSQVLADSRLPEEGLNVSAVAGPADQKTGLPTVPSNAYSHREKLRIFYQQALLDSQLPEEVLKNSAVSGPADRKTGTPTVTSTSSVSSSLGEKPGAFYQQTLPNSHLTEEALKVSVVPGPGDQKTGIPSAPSSFYSHREKPVIFSQQTLPDFLFPEEALKVSAVSVLAAQKTGTPTVSSNSHSHNEKSSIFYQQELPDSDLPRESLKMSAIPGLTDEKTVPTPTVPSGSFSHREKPSIFYQQELPDSHPTEKAVKVSTGPGPADQKTEIPTIQSSSYPQREKPSVFYPQVLSDSHLPEESLKVSAFPGPADQTTDTPAVPSTFYSQREKPGIFYQQTLPESHLPKEALKISVAPGPADQRTGTPTVTSTSYSQYREKPSIFHQQALPGTHIPEEAQKVSAVTGLGDQKTWIPGVLSTFYSQREKPGIFYQQTLPGSHIPEEAQKGSTVPGPADQKTGTPTPTSTSYSHTEKPGIFYQQVLPDNHPTEEALKISVAYEPVDQTTGTPTATSTSYSQHREKPSIFYQQSLPSSHLTEEARKVSVVPGPADQKTGIPTLPSTFYSYTEKPGVFYQQVLPDNHPTEEALKISVAYEPVDQTTGTPTATSTSYSQHREKPSIFYQQLLPSSHLTEEARKVSVVPGPADQKTGTPTSTSTFYSHTEKPGVFYQQVLPDNHPTEEALNISVAYEPVDQTTGTPTATSTSYSQHREKPSIFYQQSLPSSHLTEEAKNVSAVPGPADQKTGTPTLPSTFYSHTEKPGVFYQQVLPHSHLPEEALKVSVAPGPVDQTIGTPTVTSPSSSFGEKPIVIYKQAFPDGRLPEESLKVSVAPGPVDQTTGSPTVTSPSYSQHRAKPGSFYQPALLGSQIPEEALRVSSAPGPADQTTGIPTITSTSYSLGEKPIIIYKQAFADGHLPEEALKVSIVSGPTERKTEIPTGPLGSSALGEKPLTFYQQALLDSPLNKEVVKVSAAPGPVDQKTETIPVYSTPYSNRGKAFIFYQQTLSDSHLPEEALKVPPVPGPDAQKTETPSVSSSLYSHREKPVVFYQQALPDSQLTKETLKVSAVPQPADQKTGLSTVTSSFYSHTEKPNTSYQQELPDGHLTEKALKVSDVPGPADQKSGLSTVTSTSYSHREKPIISYQQELPRFTEAGLKILRVPGPADQKTGINVLSSNSYPQREQSVISYQQELPDLTEVTLKAVGVPGPADQKTGIQIASSSSYSNREKPSIFHQQELPDITEETFNVFVVPGQGDQKAEIPTVPLSYYSHREKPSVISQQELPDSHLTEEALKVSPVSIPAEQKTGIPIGPSSSYSHSHKEKLKISTVHIPDDQKTEFPAATLSSYSQTEKPKISTVIGPNDQKTPSQTAFHSSYSQTVKPDILFQQQLPDRDQSKGILKISAVPELTDVNTGKPIPLSSSYFHREKSSIFSPQELPGRHVTEDVLKISTIPGPPSQKTVLPTALPSSFSHREKPDIFYQKDSPDRRLTEDALKISSALGQADQITGLHTVPSGTYSHGENHKLVSEHVQRLIDNLNSSDSSVSSNNVLLNSQADDRVVINKPESAGFRDLGSEEIQDAENSSKTLKEIRTLLMEAENIALKRCNFPAPLAPFRDISDISFIQSKKVVCFKEPSSTDVSNGDLLQRQPFTEESPSSRCIQKDIGTQTNLKCQRGIENWEFISSTTVRSPLQEAESKVSMALEETLRQYQAAKSVMRSEPEGCSGTIGNKIIIPMMTVIKSDSSSDASDGNGSCSWDSNLPESLESVSDVLLNFFPYVSPKTSITDSREEEGVSESEDGGGSSVDSLAAHVKNLLQCESSLNHAKEILRNAEEEESRVRAHAWNLKFNLAHDCGYSISELNEDDRRKVEEIKAELFGHGRTTDLSKGLQSPRGMGCKPEAVCSHIIIESHEKGCFRTLTSEQPQLDSHSCAFRSAEPSEMTRGRQSPSSCRAKHVNLSASLDQNNSHFKVWNSLQLKSHSPFQNFIPDEFKISKGLRMPFHEKMNPWLSELVEPAFVPPKKVDFHSSTQMPSPEPVKKFTTSITFSSHRHSKCISNSSVVKVGVTEGSQCTGASVGVFNSHFTEEQNPPRDLKQKSSSPSSFKMHSNSPDKEVTILAEGRRQSQKLSVDFEHSCQEEKPLERPDFTGNHSEPSTSANCSNFKEIQISDNHTLISMGRPSSTLGVGRSSSRLGVKEKNVTVTPDLPSCIFLEQRELFEQSKAPHTDDPVRKHHSPSPQHQDYVAPDLPSCIFLEQRELFEQCKAPYVDHQMRENHSPLPQGQDSIASDLPSPISLEQCQSKAPGVDDQMSKHHFPFPQGQDCVVEKNNQHKPKSHISSINVEAKFNNVVSQSAPNQCTLATSASTPPSNRKALSCVRITLCPKTSSKLDSGTLDKRCHSLDAASKARMNSEFNFDLHTVSSRSLEPTSKLLTSKPVVQDQESLGFLGPKSSLDFRVVQPSLPDSNTITQDLKTIPSQNSQIVTSRQIQVNISDFEGHSNPEGTPVSADRLPKKIKTPLSAFSEKLSSDAVTQITTESPEKTLFSSEIFINAEDRGHEITEPGNQKLRKAPVKFASSSSVQQVTFSRGTDGQPLLLPYKPSGSTKMYYVPQLRQIPPSPDSKSDTTVESSHSGSNDAVAPDFPAQVLGTRDDDLSATVNIKHKEGIYSKRVVTKASLPVGEKPLRNENADASVQVLITGDENLSDKKQKEIHSTRAVTEAAQAKEKESLQKDTADSSAAAAAEHSAQVGDPEIKNSPDTKAITQKEEIHRKRTVPEEAWTSNKESLQINIEESECHSEFENTTHSVFRSAKFYIHHPVHLPSDQDICHESLGRSVFMRHSWKDFFQHHPDKQREHICLPLPYQNMDKTKTDYTRIKSLSINVNLGNKGVTDTTKSQARDYPEYSGQINDPKRDQKVTPEQTTQHTVSLNELWNKYRERQRQQRQPELGDRKELSLVDRLDRLAKILQNPITHSLQVSESTHDDSRGERDVKEWSGRQQQRNKLQKKKRFKSLEKSHKNTGELKKTKVLSHHGAGRSNQIKIEQIKFDKYILSKQPGFNYISNTSSDCRPSEESELLTDTATNILSSTTSTVESDILTQTDREVALHERSSSVSTIDTARLIQAFGHERVCLSPRRIKLYSSITNQQRRYLEKRSKHSKKVLNTGHPLVTSEHTRRRRIQVANHVISSDSISSSASSFLSSNSTFCNKQNAHMLNKGIQAGNLEIVNGAKKHTRDVGITFPTPSSSEAKLEEDSDVTSWSEEKHEEKLLFTSYPGDRKLKKNKKNSHEGVSWFVPVENVESGSKKENVPKTWGPGVSWFEPITKTKPWREPLREQNWQGQHLDGRGSLAGPGREDGRDPLKPFVRATLQESLQFHRPDFISSSGERIKRLKLIVQERKLQSMLQSERDVLFNIDRERQGHQNRMRPLPKRVFLAVQKSKPISKKEMIQRSKRIYEQLPEVQKKREEEKRKSEYKSYRLRAQLYKKRVTNQLLGRKVPWD